One Psychrobacillus glaciei genomic region harbors:
- a CDS encoding ABC transporter permease produces the protein MTINSTEVDSAKLILARKKIRKEKWKTFFMTIGQNKAAAVGGVIILLYISLTLLAPILSPYDPYEINLPDKLHSPSMAHWMGTDDKGRDILSRILYGSRLSLGVGFSSVFFGAFFGITLGLVAGYYGKWVDTIISRCLDVMLAFPGILLALAIISALGPSLINVTIAVGVFSIPLFARIVRGSTMEVKKLEYIDAIRTLGANDFIIIFRHIFPNILSPIIVQGSLRLATAILSAAGLSFLGLGAQPPSPEWGAMLSSGRDFIFSAPYMAIFPGLMIAILVLGFNLFGDGLRDALDPRTKK, from the coding sequence ATGACAATTAATAGTACTGAAGTAGATTCAGCAAAGTTAATCTTGGCAAGAAAGAAAATTCGAAAAGAAAAGTGGAAAACATTCTTTATGACTATTGGTCAAAATAAGGCGGCTGCAGTAGGGGGAGTAATTATTCTTCTATATATATCGCTCACTTTATTAGCACCTATATTATCCCCATATGATCCATATGAGATTAATCTTCCAGACAAGTTACATTCTCCATCTATGGCACATTGGATGGGAACGGATGATAAAGGAAGAGACATTTTAAGCCGAATCTTATATGGCTCTCGATTATCACTAGGAGTAGGTTTTTCCTCCGTCTTTTTTGGAGCGTTTTTTGGAATAACTCTTGGGCTAGTCGCTGGCTACTATGGTAAATGGGTAGACACGATCATTAGTCGTTGTTTAGATGTGATGCTTGCATTCCCAGGGATTTTATTAGCTTTAGCAATTATTAGTGCACTAGGTCCAAGTCTTATTAATGTAACAATTGCAGTAGGAGTCTTTTCAATTCCTTTGTTTGCAAGAATTGTTCGTGGTTCGACGATGGAAGTGAAAAAGCTGGAGTATATAGATGCTATTAGAACATTAGGGGCAAATGATTTCATTATAATTTTCCGACACATTTTTCCAAATATATTGTCACCGATTATTGTTCAAGGTTCACTAAGACTTGCAACAGCTATATTGTCAGCAGCGGGATTGTCATTCTTAGGGCTAGGTGCACAACCACCATCACCAGAATGGGGTGCAATGCTTTCTAGTGGAAGAGATTTTATTTTCAGTGCACCTTACATGGCTATTTTTCCAGGTCTAATGATTGCGATTTTAGTATTGGGCTTTAACTTGTTTGGAGACGGTTTGCGCGATGCTTTAGATCCAAGGACGAAAAAATAA
- the nikB gene encoding nickel ABC transporter permease codes for MFLFILKRLVQIVPVILGVTLVVFLIMQMVPGDPAVIMAGEGASKETVNELRENLGLNRPLYEQYFSYVGNVFKGDLGNSLKNNQPVLDEIMIRLPITMELAFFSIMITIVLGLIAGIISAVRPYSFSDISVMVVALIGISLPSFWLGLLLMYVFSVKLQWLPVAGWDSTAHIILPAITLGAGGAAIVARMTRSSMLEVVGQDYIRTAKAKGLKGHVIIYKHALRNALIPVITVVGLQFGSLLGGTVLVESVFAINGLGRMIVDAIRTRDIPMVQGGVLVASLVFVFVNLLVDVMYKVFNKRIDLN; via the coding sequence ATGTTTTTATTTATCTTGAAACGTTTAGTGCAAATAGTTCCTGTCATATTAGGTGTCACTTTAGTTGTGTTTTTAATTATGCAAATGGTACCAGGTGATCCAGCTGTTATTATGGCAGGGGAAGGGGCATCAAAGGAAACGGTTAATGAACTACGAGAAAATTTAGGTTTAAACAGACCACTTTATGAACAGTATTTTTCATACGTAGGAAATGTATTTAAAGGAGATTTAGGAAATTCTCTAAAAAATAACCAACCTGTTTTGGATGAAATTATGATTCGCTTACCTATTACGATGGAGCTTGCATTTTTTAGTATTATGATCACAATCGTACTCGGGTTAATCGCAGGAATTATTTCCGCGGTAAGGCCATACTCATTTTCCGATATTAGTGTAATGGTTGTCGCATTAATCGGAATATCACTTCCAAGTTTTTGGTTAGGTTTATTACTGATGTATGTATTTTCTGTGAAGCTACAGTGGCTACCGGTTGCTGGATGGGATAGTACAGCACATATAATTTTACCCGCTATTACACTCGGAGCAGGAGGAGCAGCAATCGTTGCCCGTATGACTCGTTCAAGTATGCTCGAGGTAGTTGGACAAGACTATATACGAACAGCGAAAGCAAAAGGTCTTAAAGGACATGTCATTATTTATAAGCACGCTTTAAGAAATGCTTTAATTCCTGTTATTACTGTTGTGGGTCTACAATTTGGTAGTTTACTCGGTGGTACTGTTTTAGTAGAGTCTGTGTTTGCTATAAATGGATTAGGTCGAATGATTGTTGATGCAATACGAACAAGAGATATTCCAATGGTGCAAGGCGGGGTATTAGTTGCTTCTTTAGTTTTTGTCTTCGTGAATCTGTTAGTGGATGTTATGTATAAAGTTTTCAATAAACGAATCGATTTGAACTAG